One part of the Sorangiineae bacterium MSr11954 genome encodes these proteins:
- a CDS encoding putative baseplate assembly protein, with protein sequence MSNVYFCQNAARRQKLRGLAPGPSALNGIDYLEVCDLAALAAVGSPAVDFRQRILLVHTFRPLPAPPSGSALTASDVTLRGGVSVQPIVAFALRATELVAAPPPALAAVASILQAAGLLPASQRDATFVVVTDRAGDFSPYELTLAAPAASPPAPSFDIQLGTVSFSFKTACPSALDCVAPPCPEPTVPAAPELDYLTKDYLGFRQLMLDRLAVVSPDLTTDNAADLSVVLVELLAHAADKASYFQDAVANEAYLGTARRRISVRRHARLLDYTMGEGSNARAFVQFRVAPSVGSSGVAIPGPSFATAATPRGGLAMATASGEVFETMHALTVYPALNRVSLYTWGDAQCCLPAGATRATLEDTGGALAFLVGAGRWAPGALVIFQEVVGPLSGLPEDADPRHRHVVRLTSIVPNVDPLYTEGGSGLPQRVVDIAWAPEDALPFPLCVSSQTAAGSVSVALGNVALADHGQTIVEGLPPVADGTPFRPALAQGPLSWQVQVQSADGHTVPFDAGAPASAAVVVPRGGSIAPAIALVDTQTGPWQVRGDLLESDALSQDFVVETDDDGIAVLRFGDGTLGRRPSGELTATYRVGNGPAGNVGADAITRLVLPSQPLVSAGLTVTNPLPAAGGTAPETLDHVRLDAPQAFRVQRRAVTAADYAAAAELHPDVQRAHAVRRFTGSWSTFFIAVERFGGRPADDAFRSELAAILEPFRMAGQDFVIQPAKTVPLEIVLGVCVAQGFLRADVAAALGQAFGAGTLPDQRRGFFHPDNFTLGQPLYLSQVLATATSVPGVASIDTSGAADAAPRALPFVFRRTDRATAAPGDPSFGVIPVAPSEVIRVDNDINQPQNGRITFVLEGGA encoded by the coding sequence ATGTCGAACGTTTACTTTTGCCAGAACGCGGCGCGCCGCCAAAAGCTTCGAGGGCTCGCGCCCGGCCCGAGCGCCCTGAACGGCATCGATTACCTCGAGGTGTGCGATCTTGCGGCCCTCGCCGCCGTGGGCTCTCCGGCGGTGGATTTTCGGCAGCGGATCCTGCTCGTTCATACCTTTCGACCTTTGCCGGCTCCCCCCAGCGGTAGCGCGCTCACGGCCAGCGACGTGACCTTGCGCGGCGGGGTGAGCGTTCAGCCCATCGTCGCCTTCGCCCTTCGCGCGACGGAGCTGGTGGCTGCGCCGCCGCCCGCGCTCGCCGCCGTCGCGTCGATCCTGCAAGCCGCGGGGCTGCTTCCGGCCTCGCAGCGCGATGCCACCTTCGTGGTCGTCACCGACCGAGCCGGTGATTTTTCACCGTACGAGCTCACCCTCGCGGCGCCGGCCGCGAGCCCGCCCGCGCCCTCGTTCGATATCCAGCTCGGCACCGTCTCCTTCTCGTTCAAGACGGCCTGCCCGAGCGCGCTGGATTGCGTGGCCCCGCCGTGCCCCGAGCCCACCGTGCCGGCGGCGCCGGAGCTCGATTACCTCACCAAGGACTATCTCGGCTTTCGCCAGCTCATGCTCGATCGGCTGGCGGTGGTCTCGCCCGATTTGACCACGGACAATGCGGCCGATCTGTCCGTCGTTTTGGTCGAGCTCCTGGCGCACGCCGCGGACAAGGCGAGCTACTTTCAAGACGCCGTCGCCAACGAAGCGTATCTGGGCACGGCGCGCCGGCGGATCTCCGTGCGCCGCCATGCGCGGCTGCTCGATTATACGATGGGCGAGGGGAGCAACGCGCGCGCCTTCGTGCAGTTCCGGGTGGCGCCCTCGGTGGGGAGCAGCGGTGTTGCGATCCCCGGGCCGAGCTTCGCGACGGCGGCGACGCCCCGCGGCGGCTTGGCCATGGCTACGGCGAGCGGGGAGGTCTTCGAGACCATGCACGCCTTGACCGTGTATCCGGCCCTCAATCGGGTGAGCCTCTACACGTGGGGGGACGCGCAGTGCTGTTTGCCCGCCGGTGCCACCCGCGCCACCCTGGAGGACACGGGCGGCGCGCTCGCGTTTCTCGTGGGGGCAGGGCGCTGGGCGCCGGGCGCGCTGGTGATCTTTCAGGAGGTGGTGGGGCCCCTGAGCGGTCTGCCCGAGGACGCCGATCCGCGGCACCGGCACGTCGTGCGGTTGACGAGCATCGTGCCCAATGTGGACCCGCTCTACACGGAGGGCGGTTCCGGGCTGCCGCAGCGGGTGGTGGACATCGCGTGGGCACCGGAGGATGCGCTCCCATTTCCGCTCTGCGTATCGAGCCAAACCGCTGCCGGATCGGTGAGCGTGGCGCTGGGAAATGTGGCCTTGGCCGATCATGGCCAGACGATCGTCGAAGGGTTGCCGCCCGTCGCGGACGGGACACCGTTTCGCCCCGCGCTCGCCCAGGGGCCGCTCAGTTGGCAGGTGCAGGTGCAGAGCGCCGACGGGCACACGGTGCCCTTCGACGCGGGGGCGCCGGCCTCGGCGGCCGTGGTCGTGCCCCGCGGTGGCAGCATCGCGCCGGCCATCGCTCTGGTCGATACGCAGACGGGGCCCTGGCAGGTTCGCGGCGATCTGCTGGAGAGCGATGCGCTGTCGCAGGACTTCGTGGTGGAGACGGACGACGATGGGATCGCCGTGCTGCGCTTTGGCGATGGAACGCTCGGGCGCCGGCCGTCGGGGGAGCTCACCGCCACGTACCGGGTCGGCAATGGTCCTGCGGGGAACGTGGGGGCGGACGCGATCACGCGGCTGGTCTTGCCGTCGCAGCCGCTCGTCAGCGCGGGCCTGACCGTCACCAATCCGCTGCCGGCCGCGGGCGGGACCGCGCCGGAGACCCTCGATCACGTGCGGCTCGATGCGCCGCAGGCGTTTCGCGTGCAGCGGCGCGCGGTCACCGCCGCGGACTATGCCGCCGCCGCCGAGCTTCATCCCGACGTGCAGAGGGCTCACGCCGTGCGCCGCTTCACGGGGAGCTGGTCGACCTTCTTCATCGCCGTCGAGCGCTTCGGCGGCCGCCCGGCCGACGATGCGTTTCGGTCGGAGCTCGCCGCCATCCTCGAGCCGTTTCGAATGGCCGGGCAGGACTTCGTGATCCAACCGGCGAAGACCGTTCCGCTCGAGATCGTGCTCGGCGTGTGCGTGGCGCAAGGCTTCCTGCGCGCCGACGTGGCCGCCGCCTTGGGGCAAGCCTTTGGCGCGGGGACCCTGCCGGATCAGCGGCGCGGCTTCTTTCACCCGGACAACTTTACCTTGGGGCAGCCGCTCTATTTGAGCCAGGTCCTGGCGACGGCGACCTCGGTCCCCGGCGTGGCCTCGATCGATACGTCCGGCGCGGCGGATGCGGCGCCTCGCGCGCTGCCCTTCGTGTTTCGCCGCACGGATCGGGCCACCGCCGCGCCGGGGGATCCGAGCTTTGGCGTCATCCCCGTCGCACCGTCGGAGGTCATTCGCGTGGACAACGACATCAATCAACCGCAAAACGGGAGGATCACGTTCGTCCTCGAGGGGGGCGCGTGA
- a CDS encoding thrombospondin type 3 repeat-containing protein, producing MYSIHRAKNGRQRLLRSIAALATILFCLTGSRAAHALVNVVVNNSDGAGEGLNDSTAFAPVGGNFATTLGGARLNAIRFAALQWAYRLAGQSPLRAVTLRIDANFDPLPCGSGAASTNLGSAAPITTHKNFPGAPVPDTYYPQALANSIAGFDLDLARSDIHAVFNSNADGFGTCNVGPWYYGFDGNPPAGQIDFVTVAMHELAHGLGFKSYVDPTTGAKNVGLPNPSPAPAATDIDIYSAHLFQVGAAVPAFPNMSNAQRANASVSEPSLVWSGPNVDAAIGSVPVTGGLTGGHVRMHGPNPAIANDGFFFSNSAATLRSLDNFSNSVLPNQLMSAKYTGANHDPGVALQVLQDIGWTLSPVNTGTGFDVVFIMDVTGSTGALLPGWKDAIPNLVDLWLAAFPQSKFAVVSHADYPFAPFGASTDYAYKVATGFTTSKLDLQTALGSLVQRDGIDNPEDQYEAIYQVLVDGEQRDLTAPINGSDPGEFAKASLHPTLADPILPLVVYHFTFPDVCGSPAVSCFHDTDAEPDYPIPAAQHQTTAPFVPGRNKVLQTLASPPQGPSSFFGLTFVTEPSLGPSLSESLIPGRNPRPQYPGVPVSMIPNVHRPSATLKVASILETPGPLQELASVSKSKVYNVLPDLSGLEVAVQDSIGVVKTSPNNPGNPDKDNDGVPNKNDNCPVIANPGQEDGDGDRIGDACDNCPVDTNPDQTDSNGNGKGDPCDPDFIPPDNGCHGAHGGQSSGPPVVGLAMALGMIGWRARRKRRN from the coding sequence ATGTACTCCATTCATCGCGCAAAGAACGGTCGGCAACGACTCTTGCGCTCGATCGCCGCGCTCGCGACGATCCTGTTTTGCCTCACGGGCTCGCGCGCGGCCCATGCGCTCGTGAACGTCGTCGTCAACAACAGCGACGGCGCCGGAGAGGGGCTCAATGACAGCACCGCCTTCGCCCCCGTAGGGGGAAATTTTGCGACGACCTTGGGGGGCGCGCGCTTGAACGCCATCCGGTTCGCCGCCTTGCAATGGGCCTATCGGCTCGCCGGCCAATCGCCGCTTCGGGCGGTCACCCTGCGCATCGACGCCAACTTCGACCCCTTGCCTTGCGGCTCCGGGGCAGCGTCGACCAACTTGGGATCGGCCGCGCCCATCACCACGCACAAGAACTTCCCCGGCGCCCCGGTGCCGGACACGTATTATCCGCAGGCGCTCGCCAACTCGATCGCGGGCTTCGACTTGGACCTCGCGCGATCGGACATTCACGCGGTCTTCAACAGCAACGCCGACGGGTTCGGGACCTGCAACGTGGGGCCTTGGTATTATGGCTTCGACGGAAATCCGCCGGCGGGCCAGATCGACTTCGTGACCGTGGCCATGCACGAGCTCGCGCACGGTCTCGGCTTCAAGTCGTATGTCGACCCCACGACGGGCGCAAAGAACGTCGGGCTGCCCAACCCGAGCCCGGCCCCGGCGGCGACGGACATTGATATCTACTCGGCGCACCTCTTTCAGGTCGGCGCGGCGGTCCCCGCCTTTCCGAACATGAGCAACGCGCAGCGCGCGAACGCGAGCGTTTCGGAGCCGAGCTTGGTCTGGTCGGGTCCCAACGTCGATGCGGCCATCGGCTCCGTGCCGGTGACGGGCGGCCTCACCGGGGGCCATGTGCGCATGCACGGCCCCAATCCGGCCATCGCCAATGATGGCTTCTTCTTCTCGAACTCCGCGGCGACCTTGCGATCCCTCGACAACTTCAGCAACAGCGTGCTCCCGAACCAGTTGATGTCGGCCAAGTACACGGGGGCCAACCACGACCCGGGCGTCGCGCTGCAGGTGTTGCAGGACATCGGGTGGACGCTCTCGCCCGTCAACACGGGAACGGGCTTCGACGTGGTGTTCATCATGGACGTCACCGGCAGCACGGGCGCCTTGCTCCCGGGGTGGAAAGACGCCATCCCCAACCTGGTCGATCTGTGGCTGGCGGCCTTTCCGCAATCGAAGTTCGCGGTGGTGAGCCACGCCGATTATCCGTTCGCGCCCTTCGGCGCCTCGACGGATTATGCCTACAAAGTTGCTACGGGATTTACGACCAGCAAGCTCGATCTCCAGACCGCGCTCGGGAGCTTGGTGCAACGAGATGGAATCGACAATCCCGAAGACCAATACGAGGCCATCTATCAAGTCTTGGTGGACGGTGAGCAGCGGGATCTCACGGCGCCCATCAACGGCTCCGATCCCGGCGAGTTCGCCAAAGCCTCGCTCCACCCGACATTGGCGGATCCGATCCTTCCCCTGGTCGTCTATCACTTCACGTTCCCGGACGTCTGCGGATCGCCGGCCGTGTCATGCTTTCACGACACGGACGCGGAGCCCGATTATCCGATCCCCGCGGCGCAGCATCAAACGACGGCGCCCTTCGTTCCAGGCAGGAACAAGGTCTTGCAAACGTTGGCGTCACCGCCGCAGGGACCGTCGAGCTTCTTTGGGCTCACGTTCGTCACCGAACCCTCGTTGGGCCCGAGCCTGAGCGAATCCCTGATCCCGGGGAGGAATCCGCGGCCGCAGTACCCCGGTGTTCCGGTCTCCATGATCCCGAACGTGCACAGACCTTCCGCCACCCTGAAGGTCGCGTCGATCCTCGAGACACCGGGGCCGCTGCAGGAGCTCGCGAGCGTGTCGAAGAGCAAAGTCTACAACGTACTTCCCGACTTGTCCGGTCTCGAGGTGGCGGTTCAAGACTCGATTGGCGTGGTGAAGACCAGCCCGAACAACCCCGGCAATCCGGACAAGGACAACGACGGCGTTCCAAACAAGAACGACAATTGCCCCGTCATCGCCAACCCCGGGCAGGAAGACGGCGACGGCGACCGCATCGGCGACGCCTGCGACAATTGCCCTGTCGATACGAATCCGGACCAGACGGACTCCAACGGCAACGGCAAAGGGGATCCCTGCGATCCGGACTTCATCCCGCCGGACAACGGCTGCCATGGCGCTCACGGTGGGCAGAGCAGCGGGCCTCCCGTGGTGGGGCTCGCGATGGCCTTGGGGATGATCGGCTGGCGCGCGCGCCGCAAGCGCCGCAACTGA
- a CDS encoding DUF6519 domain-containing protein: MKGDKSRDTFQARKRYHGVCLQQGRVQVDADWNELVDIVNYLLTISSGDLLGQNAGLAPASGLGAAVPVPANAALTASNSGFGIAVSAGRDDLLIQAGRAYVDGILCESSPMRGQYTFKSQTDLPAPTPATGLPDPTKLLPTVAGNYLVYLDVWQRSISAIEDPSIRELALGGPDTATRSQTVAQVRLLPIDTSATLPTTAPPPLSLPAFQALVNPPNLGALVVSLAAPAPSASPCDVSGSGGFTGVQNQLYRVEIHNGGSLPPTGPSPAPTFKWSRDNGAAVAPIASVTSSGSTGIVVLQSPPVDDVHGFAVGQWIELSDDTTDLQSTLQGNPQGNSQGNPLFFQLTAIRGTSLTFANPGNVPVPPFTDPSRHPKVRRWDIASAPIAATAGAVVSLENGIQVQFQPGTYAAGDHWLIAARTGGGSSSIEFPVGTTITNQSPPSPASLRRGTEHHYAALALVNLALTPQATFNPKVFDYRKRLPGLTALTSDDIVYSAANPQGQCSQLLQSISPPAPLSPPTITNFLEALCQRVSQVATPNAGQVSYTSSGPCTSLLNLSGPTNVAAALDLLCARITAITPASIGALALTGGTLTGSLAVSQGNLQVSQGDILSASANGRVRDQKARVTVSGTDPINTTSTTPVLVKDMTVSVPISAGASAPAGTTVPVAIKFQMQGTGPATAAAASNEIAFRILVNGNVVASGQERFLAPSAAAIEMRAITLERLLFLQTGTYTVTVQWNILTNGITINGCTGNTLRELVAIEL, from the coding sequence ATGAAGGGCGACAAGAGTCGAGACACGTTCCAGGCCCGCAAGCGGTACCACGGCGTCTGCCTGCAGCAAGGGCGGGTGCAGGTCGACGCCGATTGGAACGAGCTCGTGGACATCGTCAATTACCTGCTCACGATCTCCTCCGGAGATCTCCTCGGGCAAAATGCGGGGCTCGCGCCGGCGAGCGGGCTCGGGGCCGCCGTTCCGGTCCCAGCCAACGCCGCGCTCACGGCGTCGAACTCCGGGTTCGGCATCGCCGTCTCCGCGGGGCGCGACGATCTGCTGATCCAGGCCGGGCGAGCGTACGTGGACGGGATCCTCTGCGAGAGCAGCCCGATGCGGGGGCAGTACACCTTCAAGTCGCAGACCGATCTGCCCGCGCCGACACCGGCCACGGGGCTGCCCGATCCGACCAAGCTGCTGCCGACGGTCGCAGGCAACTACCTCGTGTACTTGGACGTCTGGCAACGAAGCATCTCCGCCATCGAGGATCCCTCGATCCGGGAGCTGGCGCTGGGAGGACCCGATACGGCCACCCGCTCGCAAACCGTCGCGCAAGTTCGGCTCCTTCCGATCGACACCAGCGCGACCCTCCCGACCACCGCGCCGCCGCCGCTGTCCTTGCCCGCGTTCCAGGCGCTCGTGAACCCGCCGAACCTGGGGGCCCTGGTGGTCAGCCTCGCCGCGCCGGCGCCGTCGGCCTCGCCCTGCGACGTGAGCGGCAGCGGTGGATTCACCGGCGTGCAAAACCAGCTTTACCGCGTGGAGATCCACAACGGCGGCAGCCTTCCGCCCACGGGCCCGAGCCCGGCGCCGACCTTCAAGTGGAGCCGCGACAACGGGGCCGCGGTGGCGCCCATCGCCAGCGTGACCAGCAGCGGCAGCACGGGGATCGTCGTGTTGCAAAGCCCGCCCGTGGACGATGTGCACGGGTTCGCCGTCGGCCAATGGATCGAGCTGAGCGACGACACCACGGATCTGCAATCGACGTTGCAAGGCAACCCGCAAGGCAATTCGCAGGGCAACCCGCTCTTCTTCCAGCTCACGGCCATCCGCGGCACCAGCCTGACATTCGCGAATCCAGGCAATGTCCCCGTGCCTCCTTTTACGGATCCCTCGAGGCACCCGAAGGTGCGCCGTTGGGATATCGCGTCGGCCCCCATCGCGGCGACGGCAGGCGCGGTTGTTTCGTTGGAGAACGGCATTCAGGTGCAGTTTCAGCCGGGCACGTATGCCGCGGGGGACCATTGGCTCATCGCCGCGCGGACGGGGGGCGGCTCGAGCTCCATCGAGTTCCCGGTGGGCACGACGATCACCAACCAATCCCCGCCGTCGCCGGCCTCGCTGCGGCGCGGGACCGAGCACCACTACGCGGCGCTCGCCCTCGTCAACTTGGCATTGACGCCGCAAGCCACCTTCAATCCGAAGGTCTTCGATTATCGCAAGCGGCTCCCCGGGCTCACGGCGTTGACGTCGGACGACATCGTGTACTCGGCCGCCAACCCGCAGGGGCAGTGCTCGCAGCTGCTGCAGAGCATCTCTCCGCCAGCGCCATTGTCGCCGCCGACCATCACCAATTTTCTCGAGGCGCTCTGCCAGAGGGTCTCGCAGGTCGCGACCCCCAACGCGGGGCAGGTCTCGTACACGAGCTCGGGGCCGTGCACCAGCTTGCTCAACCTGAGCGGCCCGACCAATGTCGCCGCCGCCCTGGATTTGCTGTGCGCGCGCATCACGGCCATCACGCCGGCGTCGATTGGGGCCCTGGCGCTCACGGGTGGCACGTTGACGGGATCGCTCGCCGTCAGCCAGGGAAATCTCCAGGTATCCCAAGGAGACATCCTCAGCGCCAGCGCGAACGGGCGCGTTCGCGATCAGAAGGCCCGCGTGACCGTGTCGGGGACGGATCCCATCAACACCACCTCGACCACGCCGGTGCTGGTGAAGGACATGACCGTCTCCGTGCCCATCTCCGCGGGGGCGAGCGCGCCTGCCGGCACCACGGTCCCCGTGGCCATCAAATTTCAGATGCAGGGCACAGGTCCGGCGACCGCTGCCGCTGCATCGAACGAAATCGCATTTCGAATTTTGGTGAACGGCAATGTCGTGGCATCCGGCCAAGAGCGGTTCCTCGCGCCGTCTGCGGCGGCCATCGAGATGCGCGCGATCACGTTGGAGAGGCTCCTGTTCTTGCAGACGGGCACCTACACGGTCACGGTGCAGTGGAACATCCTGACCAACGGCATCACGATCAACGGATGCACCGGCAATACGCTTCGCGAGCTCGTGGCGATCGAGCTCTGA
- a CDS encoding methyltransferase domain-containing protein, producing the protein MLANHAAIFATAYDDRRWGEGAGAGSTLEATRAYRAFIEQFIVERGIRSVLDLGCGDGGLSAAIDWKGARYLGIDVVGRLVQANRARFPNLAFAVGDAMELQPHAGFDLLIVKDVLQHWSHQTVLAFLAQPALASFRHVLITHCDHEWANNPDVEDGGWRPLNMLAAPFTAWGARSLRRFGTKRMVHRGPSLAARDLLERLEWWIISLDRRPDRLAHARAQLERIGVTKARRFQAFDGHRLQLTSQRPDWVRKGAVGCYLSHLALLKQAQARRAPCVIVEDDLVLVDDFATAFDAFVGEVPEDWDVLLLPGRWHREPPEVLGPHHCRLVATWGTAMSILRLPAIDRLLEEADSLDRPIDDYYIRMMPSLKFYAPRRDLVAQDGSLGTNIGDHG; encoded by the coding sequence ATGCTTGCCAATCACGCAGCCATCTTTGCGACCGCCTACGACGATCGGCGGTGGGGGGAGGGGGCCGGCGCCGGCTCCACCCTCGAGGCGACCCGCGCCTACCGCGCGTTCATCGAGCAGTTCATCGTCGAACGCGGCATCCGCAGCGTTCTCGACCTCGGGTGCGGGGACGGGGGTTTATCTGCGGCCATCGATTGGAAGGGGGCGCGGTATCTTGGAATCGACGTCGTCGGGCGTCTCGTCCAGGCGAATCGCGCCCGCTTTCCGAACCTCGCGTTCGCGGTGGGCGACGCCATGGAGCTCCAACCCCACGCGGGGTTCGATCTGTTGATCGTGAAGGACGTGCTCCAGCATTGGAGCCACCAAACGGTCCTCGCGTTCCTTGCGCAGCCTGCGCTGGCATCGTTCCGTCACGTGCTCATCACCCACTGCGATCACGAGTGGGCGAACAACCCCGACGTCGAGGACGGCGGCTGGAGGCCCTTGAACATGCTGGCGGCGCCGTTCACGGCATGGGGTGCGCGGTCCTTGCGTCGGTTCGGCACCAAGCGAATGGTCCATCGCGGTCCCAGCCTCGCGGCGCGCGATCTCCTCGAGCGCCTCGAGTGGTGGATCATCAGCCTCGATCGGCGCCCGGATCGCCTGGCGCATGCGCGCGCGCAGCTCGAGCGCATCGGCGTGACGAAGGCCCGTCGCTTTCAGGCATTCGATGGGCATCGCCTCCAGCTCACCAGCCAACGCCCCGACTGGGTCCGCAAGGGCGCGGTCGGCTGCTATTTGTCCCACCTCGCGCTCCTGAAGCAAGCGCAAGCGCGGCGCGCGCCCTGCGTCATCGTCGAGGACGATCTGGTGCTCGTCGACGACTTTGCGACCGCGTTCGACGCGTTCGTCGGCGAGGTCCCCGAGGATTGGGACGTGCTCCTCTTACCGGGCCGCTGGCACCGCGAGCCGCCCGAGGTGCTCGGCCCGCATCACTGCCGGCTGGTCGCGACATGGGGAACGGCCATGTCGATCTTGCGCTTGCCCGCCATCGATCGCTTGTTGGAGGAGGCCGATTCGCTCGACAGGCCCATTGACGATTATTACATTCGCATGATGCCGTCGCTCAAATTCTACGCGCCGCGCCGCGATCTGGTGGCGCAGGACGGGAGCTTGGGCACCAACATTGGAGATCATGGATGA
- a CDS encoding phage tail protein, which yields MSQATSERLYALLPSVYRRRDAQGGEALRALLAVMEEQLDAVSGDIRQLYDNWFIETCDEWVVPYIGDALGVQLAHPFAGEGLTLRAYIANTLGLRRRKGTAGTLERVAQDVSGWPAKAVEYFQLLATTQPMGHVRASALGTATIRDSVALELVGGPFERGPYSVDVRSIARGQGRYNISNVGVFLWTLRSAKAEQVMATVARDASSPPGSAPGFFRVNPLGADQALWNPRDTSARLDVRQSEDQVPGPLRRVPLARRLDALRALGQVDPNAASLDASALNRLFRFTLNDTAVRPEQIAICNLTTWHRPSAGSPPNGTLLAIDPASGRIALPEAAPPASRLLVTYFHGAPAEIGGGSYARIAGDEGLSSAVVQPIPPAPRAPSAVDVPLTELATALQTYTNGAALSPPTTPVQQILELGDSFTYALRDVKVPAGAHLQIRASRVGPERPLLVATAAGSSAPIWNVTLGPGARLTLEGLWIAAQLRVTAEDGSQLAIAHTTLVPGVTLLPDGGPGFPGTPSVELLGDGEVGVVVRRAIAGPILGSATAGSLAIEDSVIDAGDSAASPPGAGLALRIAQLAMKETTVLGGAAAGAVTTVEDSIFTAPLIVQRTQQGCVRFSFLPKGSITPRPFRCQPQLALAELGSPADPGAAAVLARVLPVLSSTRYGAPDYARLGAACPLEIAGGGSDGSEMGAYRFLQIPKRNSNLQAALAEYLRFGLEVGTFSAFPLIR from the coding sequence ATGAGCCAAGCGACGAGCGAACGCCTGTATGCCTTGCTGCCCTCCGTTTACCGGCGCCGCGACGCGCAGGGCGGGGAGGCGCTGCGCGCCCTCTTGGCCGTCATGGAGGAACAACTCGACGCGGTCTCGGGGGACATCCGGCAGCTTTACGACAATTGGTTCATCGAGACCTGCGACGAATGGGTCGTCCCGTACATCGGTGACGCGCTGGGCGTGCAGCTCGCGCACCCGTTCGCCGGCGAAGGGCTCACCTTGCGCGCGTACATCGCGAACACCTTGGGGCTGCGCCGCCGCAAAGGGACGGCGGGGACCCTCGAACGGGTGGCGCAGGACGTGAGCGGCTGGCCGGCGAAGGCCGTCGAGTACTTCCAGCTCCTCGCCACCACGCAACCGATGGGCCACGTCCGCGCGAGCGCGCTCGGCACCGCCACCATCCGCGACAGCGTCGCCCTGGAGCTCGTGGGCGGTCCTTTCGAGCGCGGCCCGTACAGCGTGGACGTTCGCTCGATCGCGCGCGGGCAAGGCCGCTACAACATCTCGAATGTCGGCGTCTTTCTCTGGACGTTGCGCAGCGCAAAGGCCGAGCAGGTCATGGCGACTGTGGCCCGCGACGCGAGCTCGCCGCCGGGATCGGCCCCCGGCTTCTTTCGCGTCAACCCGCTGGGGGCGGACCAGGCGCTCTGGAACCCGCGCGACACCTCGGCGCGGCTCGATGTCCGGCAATCGGAGGATCAGGTCCCTGGACCGCTGCGCCGCGTTCCGCTCGCCCGAAGGCTCGATGCGCTGCGGGCGCTCGGCCAGGTCGATCCGAACGCCGCGAGCTTGGACGCCAGCGCGTTGAACCGGCTCTTTCGATTTACCTTGAACGATACCGCCGTACGCCCCGAGCAAATCGCCATTTGCAATCTGACGACGTGGCATCGGCCCAGCGCCGGATCCCCGCCCAACGGCACTCTTCTGGCGATCGACCCCGCGTCGGGACGCATCGCGCTGCCCGAGGCGGCGCCGCCCGCGTCGCGGCTGCTGGTCACGTATTTCCATGGCGCGCCCGCGGAGATCGGCGGCGGCTCGTACGCCCGGATCGCCGGCGACGAGGGGCTCTCGTCGGCCGTCGTCCAGCCGATCCCGCCCGCACCCCGGGCGCCGTCCGCCGTGGATGTACCGCTGACGGAGCTCGCGACCGCGCTCCAGACGTACACGAACGGCGCGGCCCTCAGCCCGCCGACGACCCCAGTGCAGCAGATCCTCGAGCTCGGGGACAGCTTCACGTACGCGCTCCGCGACGTGAAGGTCCCCGCCGGCGCCCATCTCCAGATCCGCGCCTCGCGCGTCGGCCCCGAGCGGCCGCTCTTGGTCGCGACCGCCGCGGGTTCCTCGGCGCCGATCTGGAACGTGACCTTGGGTCCGGGGGCCCGGCTCACCCTCGAGGGGCTCTGGATCGCGGCGCAGCTCCGCGTCACGGCCGAAGACGGATCGCAGCTGGCCATCGCGCACACGACGTTGGTCCCTGGCGTGACCCTCCTGCCGGACGGGGGCCCGGGCTTTCCGGGGACCCCGAGCGTGGAGCTGCTCGGAGACGGCGAGGTCGGCGTGGTCGTGCGGCGCGCGATCGCGGGGCCGATCCTCGGCTCTGCGACCGCGGGCTCGCTCGCGATCGAAGACAGCGTGATCGACGCGGGGGATAGCGCGGCGAGCCCGCCGGGCGCGGGCTTGGCGCTCCGGATCGCGCAGCTCGCCATGAAGGAGACCACGGTGCTCGGCGGGGCTGCCGCGGGCGCGGTGACCACCGTCGAGGACAGCATCTTCACGGCCCCGTTGATCGTGCAGAGGACGCAGCAGGGATGCGTTCGTTTCTCCTTCCTCCCCAAAGGCTCCATCACGCCGCGTCCCTTTCGGTGCCAGCCCCAGCTCGCGCTCGCGGAGCTCGGATCCCCGGCCGATCCCGGCGCGGCCGCGGTGCTCGCGCGGGTGCTGCCGGTCCTTTCGTCGACCCGCTACGGCGCCCCCGACTACGCGCGCCTCGGCGCGGCGTGCCCGCTGGAGATCGCGGGGGGCGGCAGCGATGGGAGCGAGATGGGCGCGTATCGGTTTTTGCAAATTCCAAAGCGCAATAGCAACTTGCAGGCGGCGCTCGCCGAGTATTTGCGGTTCGGGCTCGAGGTGGGGACCTTCTCCGCCTTTCCGTTGATTCGTTAA
- a CDS encoding GPW/gp25 family protein: protein MTTMRFPFSFDRRGRTAEANPADRIRQLIEQVVFTSLGERVNRPTFGSDAARLVFAPNGDLAASATQLVVQGALTQWLADLAVIQAVDVVSDDAALTITIRYVIRATQEPQIVHVVQSG from the coding sequence ATGACCACCATGCGATTTCCATTTTCGTTCGATCGCCGCGGGAGGACGGCCGAGGCCAACCCCGCCGATCGGATCCGACAGCTCATCGAGCAGGTGGTGTTTACGTCGTTGGGGGAGCGGGTCAATCGCCCCACCTTCGGGAGCGACGCGGCCCGGCTGGTCTTTGCGCCCAACGGCGATCTCGCAGCCTCCGCCACGCAGCTCGTCGTTCAGGGGGCGCTCACCCAATGGCTCGCGGACCTGGCGGTGATCCAGGCGGTCGACGTGGTGAGCGACGACGCGGCGCTGACCATCACCATTCGTTACGTCATCAGGGCCACGCAAGAACCGCAGATCGTGCACGTCGTGCAGTCGGGATGA